The proteins below come from a single Periophthalmus magnuspinnatus isolate fPerMag1 chromosome 7, fPerMag1.2.pri, whole genome shotgun sequence genomic window:
- the nfe2 gene encoding transcription factor NF-E2 45 kDa subunit isoform X1, whose amino-acid sequence MKLLKKKIYFRFIPIIFWMCSSASYALPLRRSSEVSSAAPGRLCGVGPKPHGSLQESEMDAAWQELMAITELQEFEAPGESAFETTPYQTMAPIEPYGIAAEPPPGSCEVSSNHYDGCYSEEVPVHHQHSTQSQYRHPESQTNQKVPPESAHSLLALRDSVASSGECRGPWRDSTQNLYRHMLWTQGQTSHRLNNDLESDSGLSLGSSPPLASPDVSNGATGNQIDIKDCHYESQSEGRRNASFYSFGYQDNTNSYLHPDQYFSIQSLSYPPSSGPVPRAVKPYINEQSELYDYGVPTRGSSQQAAYKQRNHLAHAPMSRDERRALALKIPFPMDKIINLPVDDFNELLSQYTLTDTQLALVRDIRRRGKNKVAAQNCRKRKLESIIQLEQELNQLQAQRQHLAQERLEFQQSLAFIKCRLSELYTEVFAYLRDEDGQPYSINEYSLQQTPEGNIYLVPLSEMQK is encoded by the exons AtgaaattattgaaaaaaaaaatctattttaggTTTATACCCATTATCTTCTGGATGTGTTCTTCAGCCAGTTATGCCCTCCCTCTGAGGAGAAGCAGTGAG GTATCATCAGCAGCTCCTGGGCGGCTCTGTGGAGTGGGACCAAAACCTCATGGATCTTTGCAAGAGAGTGAGATGGATGCAGCTTGGCAAGAACTGATGGCCATTACAGAACTACAG GAGTTTGAAGCCCCTGGTGAAAGTGCCTTTGAAACAACACCGTACCAAACCATGGCACCCATAGAGCCTTATGGAATTGCTGCAGAGCCTCCTCCTGGATCCTGTGAGGTCAGCTCCAATCATTATGACGGATGCTACTCTGAAGAAGTGCCTGTGCATCATCAGCACAGCACCCAGTCACAGTACAGACACCCTGAGTCACAAACTAATCAAAAAGTACCACCAGAATCTGCTCACTCTCTCTTGGCTTTGAGAGACTCAGTTGCCTCATCGGGGGAGTGTCGTGGCCCGTGGAGGGACAGCACCCAGAACCTTTACAGACACATGCTGTGGACACAAGGACAAACTTCACATCGCCTGAACAATGACCTGGAGTCTGACTCAGGCCTCTCTTTAGGCTCCAGTCCTCCTCTGGCCTCTCCAGATGTGAGCAATGGGGCAACTGGTAACCAGATAGACATTAAAGACTGCCATTATGAAAGCCAATCTGAAGGGCGGAGAAATGCGTCCTTTTATTCTTTTGGCTACCAAGACAATACAAACTCATATTTACATCCGGATCAATATTTCTCAATTCAGAGTTTATCTTACCCACCTTCCAGTGGCCCAGTTCCCCGGGCAGTGAAACCATATATAAACGAACAGTCCGAGCTTTATGATTACGGAGTACCCACTAGAGGGAGTTCACAGCAAGCCGCGTATAAGCAGCGGAACCACTTAGCGCATGCGCCAATGAGCAGAGATGAGCGACGGGCCTTGGCCTTAAAAATTCCCTTCCCCATGGATAAAATTATTAATCTACCTGTGGACGATTTCAACGAACTACTGTCCCAGTATACGCTCACTGATACTCAACTAGCACTAGTCAGAGACATTCGGAGGAGAGGCAAAAACAAAGTCGCAGCTCAAAATTGTAGAAAAAGGAAGCTTGAAAGCATTATTCAATTGGAACAAGAACTCAACCAACTTCAGGCTCAGAGACAGCATCTTGCTCAAGAAAGACTAGAATTTCAACAAAGTTTAGCCTTCATCAAATGTCGACTGTCAGAACTCTACACAGAGGTCTTTGCCTACTTGAGAGACGAAGATGGTCAACCATATTCTATTAATGAGTATTCTCTACAGCAGACACCTGAGGGCAACATTTATTTAGTACCGCTTAGTGAAATGCAGAAATGA
- the cbx5 gene encoding chromobox protein homolog 5 yields MGKNTREEESSSDEEEYVVEKVLDRRVGKGGRVEFFLKWKGYSDKHNTWEPEKNLDCPELIAEFMKTYKKGSSGGSTPSSGGSKTSSMGRSKESSSSKKKGSDDDDEEGGSKSKKKKEEDVLVARGFERGLEPEKIIGATDSCGDLMFLMKWKDSDEADLVLAKDANHRCPQIVIAFYEERLTWHEDGDKKEKEAVSA; encoded by the exons ATGGGTAAAAACACTCGTGAAGAAGAGTCGTCTTCTGATGAGGAGGAGTATGTGGTAGAGAAGGTCCTGGACAGGAGGGTGGGCAAAGGAGGACGGGTCGAATTCTTCCTGAAGTGGAAGGGATATTCAGA taaacaCAACACCTGGGAGCCAGAAAAAAACCTTGACTGCCCAGAACTCATTGCAGAGTTTATGAAGACTTATAAAAAAGGTAGCAGTGGAGGATCTACACCGAGCAGTGGGGGCAGCAAAACCAGCTCAATGGGGCGCTCCAAAGAGTCAAGCAGCTCAAAGAAGAAGGgctcagatgatgatgatgaggagggcGGTAGCAAatccaaaaagaaaaaggag GAAGATGTGTTGGTAGCACGTGGCTTTGAGAGAGGACTTGAGCCAGAGAAGATAATAGGAGCTACTGATTCGTGTGGAGACCTAATGTTTCTTATGAAATG GAAAGACTCCGACGAAGCTGATCTTGTGCTCGCAAAGGATGCCAACCACAGATGCCCACAGATTGTCATAGCATTCTATGAGGAGCGCCTAACTTGGCATGAagatggagacaagaaagagaaggaggctGTGAGTGCGTGA
- the LOC117373229 gene encoding heterogeneous nuclear ribonucleoprotein A1-like, which produces MSSKDVPREPEQLRKLFIGGLSFETTDESLRAHFEQWGTLTDCVVMRDSNSKRSRGFGFVTYSSVQEVDDAMAARPHKVDGRVVEPKRAVSREDSNRPGAHITVKKIFVGGIKEDTEEHHLRDYFSQFGKIEVIDIMTDRSTGKKRGFAFVTFDDHDAVDRIVIQKYHTINSHNCEVRKALTKQEMHNVGMGMRSGRNSGGGGGGGRPYDYDRGFNQGGRGGRYNDGPYNCNDGYGGGPGGYNNGGNRGYNQGYNQGGGGGGGGGGYGNGYDSNGYGNCGGGGGGNNYNNMGHYEPQPSNFGPMKNNFGGGGGGRNFGGYGGGNNGGGGGGAYGRPGRF; this is translated from the exons ATGTCTTCTAAGGAC GTCCCACGTGAGCCAGAGCAGCTCCGCAAGCTGTTCATTGGGGGGTTGAGTTTTGAGACCACAGACGAAAGCCTGAGGGCCCATTTTGAACAATGGGGCACCCTAACCGATTGTGTG GTTATGAGGGATTCCAATTCCAAAAGATCCCGAGGCTTTGGTTTTGTGACCTACTcatcagtgcaggaggtggatGATGCCATGGCTGCTCGCCCACACAAAGTGGATGGCAGGGTAGTTGAACCCAAACGTGCAGTTTCCAGGGAG GACTCCAATCGTCCAGGTGCCCACATTACAGTGAAAAAGATTTTTGTTGGCGGGATCAAGGAAGATACTGAGGAGCACCATTTGCGGGACTACTTTTCCCAGTTTGGAAAGATTGAGGTTATTGACATTATGACTGACCGCTCTACTGGAAAGAAAAGGGGATTTGCTTTTGTGACTTTTGATGACCATGATGCAGTTGACAGGATTGTCA TCCAGAAATACCACACCATTAACTCTCACAACTGTGAAGTCAGAAAAGCACTGACAAAACAGGAAATGCACAATGTTGGCATGGGAATGAGGTCGGGTCGTAACAGCGgcggtggtggaggtggtggaagGCCTTATGATTATGACAGAGGTTTCAACCAAG GTGGAAGAGGTGGCAGATATAACGATGGTCCGTACAATTGCAATGATG ggtACGGTGGAGGACCTGGTGGATACAATAATGGGGGCAACCGGGGCTACAACCAGGGCTACAATCAAGGAGGTGGAGGCGGAGGCGGTGGCGGTGGCTATGGGAATGGCTATGACAGCAATGGCTATG GTAACTGCGGTGGAGGCGGCGgtggaaacaactacaacaacatgGGTCACTACGAGCCCCAGCCTTCTAACTTTGGCCCAATGAAGAACAACTTTGGTGGTGGCGGAGGTGGCAGGAATTTTGGTG GATATGGCGGTGGTAACAATGGTGGTGGCGGCGGAGGAGCATATGGACGGCCTGGCCGGTTTTGA
- the nfe2 gene encoding transcription factor NF-E2 45 kDa subunit isoform X2 has translation MCSSASYALPLRRSSEVSSAAPGRLCGVGPKPHGSLQESEMDAAWQELMAITELQEFEAPGESAFETTPYQTMAPIEPYGIAAEPPPGSCEVSSNHYDGCYSEEVPVHHQHSTQSQYRHPESQTNQKVPPESAHSLLALRDSVASSGECRGPWRDSTQNLYRHMLWTQGQTSHRLNNDLESDSGLSLGSSPPLASPDVSNGATGNQIDIKDCHYESQSEGRRNASFYSFGYQDNTNSYLHPDQYFSIQSLSYPPSSGPVPRAVKPYINEQSELYDYGVPTRGSSQQAAYKQRNHLAHAPMSRDERRALALKIPFPMDKIINLPVDDFNELLSQYTLTDTQLALVRDIRRRGKNKVAAQNCRKRKLESIIQLEQELNQLQAQRQHLAQERLEFQQSLAFIKCRLSELYTEVFAYLRDEDGQPYSINEYSLQQTPEGNIYLVPLSEMQK, from the exons ATGTGTTCTTCAGCCAGTTATGCCCTCCCTCTGAGGAGAAGCAGTGAG GTATCATCAGCAGCTCCTGGGCGGCTCTGTGGAGTGGGACCAAAACCTCATGGATCTTTGCAAGAGAGTGAGATGGATGCAGCTTGGCAAGAACTGATGGCCATTACAGAACTACAG GAGTTTGAAGCCCCTGGTGAAAGTGCCTTTGAAACAACACCGTACCAAACCATGGCACCCATAGAGCCTTATGGAATTGCTGCAGAGCCTCCTCCTGGATCCTGTGAGGTCAGCTCCAATCATTATGACGGATGCTACTCTGAAGAAGTGCCTGTGCATCATCAGCACAGCACCCAGTCACAGTACAGACACCCTGAGTCACAAACTAATCAAAAAGTACCACCAGAATCTGCTCACTCTCTCTTGGCTTTGAGAGACTCAGTTGCCTCATCGGGGGAGTGTCGTGGCCCGTGGAGGGACAGCACCCAGAACCTTTACAGACACATGCTGTGGACACAAGGACAAACTTCACATCGCCTGAACAATGACCTGGAGTCTGACTCAGGCCTCTCTTTAGGCTCCAGTCCTCCTCTGGCCTCTCCAGATGTGAGCAATGGGGCAACTGGTAACCAGATAGACATTAAAGACTGCCATTATGAAAGCCAATCTGAAGGGCGGAGAAATGCGTCCTTTTATTCTTTTGGCTACCAAGACAATACAAACTCATATTTACATCCGGATCAATATTTCTCAATTCAGAGTTTATCTTACCCACCTTCCAGTGGCCCAGTTCCCCGGGCAGTGAAACCATATATAAACGAACAGTCCGAGCTTTATGATTACGGAGTACCCACTAGAGGGAGTTCACAGCAAGCCGCGTATAAGCAGCGGAACCACTTAGCGCATGCGCCAATGAGCAGAGATGAGCGACGGGCCTTGGCCTTAAAAATTCCCTTCCCCATGGATAAAATTATTAATCTACCTGTGGACGATTTCAACGAACTACTGTCCCAGTATACGCTCACTGATACTCAACTAGCACTAGTCAGAGACATTCGGAGGAGAGGCAAAAACAAAGTCGCAGCTCAAAATTGTAGAAAAAGGAAGCTTGAAAGCATTATTCAATTGGAACAAGAACTCAACCAACTTCAGGCTCAGAGACAGCATCTTGCTCAAGAAAGACTAGAATTTCAACAAAGTTTAGCCTTCATCAAATGTCGACTGTCAGAACTCTACACAGAGGTCTTTGCCTACTTGAGAGACGAAGATGGTCAACCATATTCTATTAATGAGTATTCTCTACAGCAGACACCTGAGGGCAACATTTATTTAGTACCGCTTAGTGAAATGCAGAAATGA